CTACCTAACCCCCAGCCCCACTCTCCTCAGGCTCTCTTTCCCTCTCATCCAGCAGGAAGCCCTTGCAGGTAGGTGCTCAGCCACCACACCAAATCACTGTGAGCTCCGAGACGACTGAGTCCTCCCCTGCTCTGTACCCACATTTGGGGTAGGGGTCGTGGGGAGGCCAAGCCTTGGTTGGGACGGGCTGCCAGGACTGCAGCACACAGGTAACCCAAGGAGGCTTTGCCGGGCTGTGCCTGCGCTGGGAGATGAGAGGTGGGGAGGAGAACGTTGGAGGCATCCAGAGAGGGATGGAGATGGGGGTTCTAGGAGACAGAATGGGAACTTGCGGCTCCCTGCAGAGATGGAGGTTCCTGAGAGGAAGAGAGTTAAGAGTGGAATCCTAGGGAAGAGTCCCTGGGAGAGGGATGTGAGGAGTCAGCCCCGAGTCCACTTCCTCAGGGTCTGCCCCTTAATGTCCCCCTTGGGGCTAGGAGATGGTTCCTGGAGTTACCTGCCAGGTGTGGAGGCCGAGGCTGCCGAGGGCGATCATCAAAGCCGCCAGCGCCATCCCTGGAGGAGACGTGAGGGCCAGGGGTCCGGGTGAGGGCGGGACCAGAGGTGCTGGAGTCCTGGTTTCGAGGGGCTCGAGGCAGATCTGGACCCTGTCTCCAGGCGCGCGGGATCCCGGGTCCAGGATTAGGGCCCCGGCGGGGCGTGGGCGGGGCCTGGGAGTTTATTGTCCGCCCCCCGCCCCAAGTCTCCGCTCCCGACTCCCTGTACCCCTTCCTCAGAGTCTCCAGTCTGGGGACCTTTCTGAGACTGTAAAGGCGGGGGCCGCACTTTGGCTCCGCCTGAGAGGGGAGGGCCGGGGGCGGAGGACCCACTTGAAGGTTGCGGAGGCCGCGAGCGGGAGGGAGCGGCGAGGGCTCTGGCGGGCGCTGCGCTGTCCCCGGAGTCCGGCTGAAAGCAAAGGTTCTCGAGGCGAACTATAGCCCCCGCGCCGGTAACCCGACACCCCTTTCCCAGCGCCGCGCGCGGGGCCGGGAGCGGGCGCGCCAGGGCAGGGACTGAGGAGCAATTCCCTTTCTCAAGGACTGCGGGGTCTTTCTGCGGGACCCTCTTTGGCTGTGAGCGAGGGGGAGGAAACTTGTGAGACTCGGCCTCTCCCTCAGGCGGGCCCTGACCCGGTCGGCCCCTGGCCCCCGGCCCACCACTCCCTGGAGCACTCCGATTTGCATAGTTTGCATTTGGCCCACACCCTGGGCCACGTGCTCCAGCATCTGAGCAGCGCCCACTCCCTGCCTGCTCTGGGTCCTCTCCCCATTCGCCTTCAGTGGGGTTGGGCCAGAGACAGAGCCCTTGGTCGCAGATCCACAGGGTCCAGTCTCGCCCCTCCCCCAGACCGCTCTCGTGGCCGCTCAGACTCAGGTGACCCCTGTTTGTAAACACTGGCCTTTCCCCCACCTCCTCTGGGCTTATCTATAAATAACCTGGCTCTGAGTTTTGGATGCCCCGTCAGAGGTCATGGGAGAAGGGGTCAGCGGAGGAATTGGTAGCTCAGGGAAGAGCTTCCTAGCAGCCTGAGCCAGGAGGAGGTGGGATTGTCACCCCTCCTTCCCCCAGCGGCCGGAGGGTCGCTGAAAGCTAGGATTTGAGAAATGCTGCCTGCTGGGGCTGAGGTAGGCACGAAAGATTAGAGCTACCCAAAGGACTCCATCCTGGTCTGGCTCATTAATTTTCCCCATCCCTGTCCCCCCATCCCCTCAGATTGTCAGCCAAATAAAAAGTTTCCTCCACCTAGAATCCTGCTATCTCCCAGAATCCTTTCTGTAGACCAAACGGGAAGACATACCGTGGGTCCAGGCTtggaggagggtggggagggaggtgctTCTGAGTGCTTGTTAGAAAAACAGCTCcagggcagggcgcagtggctcccgcctgtaatcctagcactttgggaggctgaagtgggaggatcacgaggtcaggagttcgggaccagcctggccaacaaagattagccgggcgtggtggcaggggcctgtagtcccagctacttgggtggctgaggcaggagaatcgcctgaaaccggaaggtggagatagcagtgagctgagatggagccactgcactccagcctgggcaaaagggcgaaactccatctcaaaaaaaaagaaaagaaaaaagaaagaaagaaaaacagctccAGGGCAAGTTCTTTTGCCCCCTTCTATGAGTCTAGCCATCCCAAAGCCCTCCCAGATTCTAAAATAAGGAATCATCCTACCGTTTCCCATCATGGTGAAAAACAGCATTTGCCTATATATCCTGCCTGCCCCACTCTCTGGAGGAAGTTGAGTGTTTGCAGTTGCTTGAAAAGATACCACCTGAGGACAGCTTGGCCTGCTGGGACGGCCCGAGACCAGATGTATTGGAATCACTGCTTTGTCCCTCTCCACCCTTTGGCTTTGGGGTATTGCTTCTCCCATCCCAGGACCTGGAACCCAAAATAAGGCCCCAAGAGATGGATTCAAATCTAGTCAttgggggccgggtgcggtggctcacacctgtaatcccagcactttgggaggctgaggcaggcggatcacgaggtcaagagatcgagaccatcctggccaacatggtgaaaccccatctctactaaaaatacaaaaattagctgggcgtggtggcaggcgcctgtagtcccagctattcaggaggctgaggcaggagaatcgcttgaacccgagaggcagaggttacagtgagccaagattgcgccactgcactccagcctggtgacagagcgagactccatctaaaaaaaaaaaaactaatcattGGGCAGGGATCCTAAGTATAGCATTAAGAAGTCCTGCAAGATCACTGGTAAGTCAGAGCTGGAACTGGGACTCAGAATCCAGCCTCCTTAGTTCGAATCTCTCCTGGCACCTTAGCTAAGTCTCAGTGTTTGTGTGAAAGGTACAAAATCTAAGGAGACGCTCTCTGAGGTTGGGGTGCTGAagcttcctcctctcttcctcctccttggcTGACCAGAGTACAGGACCACAGCCAGTGAGGAGGCAGTTGTCCCAGCCTGGATCCCCAGTGCTTCACTCCACCTCCTCTCTGGCTTCAGGGATTCCCTTTTTTGTGGGAAATGTAGCAGGAAGAGCctcagacaaaacccctcagatgctgagttaaagaaggaaggggtttattcagctgggagcatcggcaagactcctgtctcaagagccgagctccctgagtgagcaattcctgtcccttttaagggctcacaactctaagggggtccgcgtgagagcgtcgtgatcgattgagcaagcagggggtacgtgactgggggatGCGTACACCGGTAATTAGAAGGGAACCGAACAGGACAGGGatcttcacagtgcttttcttatgcaaataaccgattaggtcaggggtccatctttaactaccaggcccagggtgtggcgccgggctgtctgcttgtggatttcatttctgccttttagtgttcacttcttctttctttggaggcagaaatcggacataagacaatatgaggtaTGGTTTCCTCCCTTAGAAGAACACTGGGCAGGTCAGACTGGGCAGAGGCTGGTGTTCCTGAGCCCTGAGGAGACATCCAGAAATAGATGGGGGAGTGTCGCGTTTCTGAGCAGCTGTGTGGGGGAGGTTCAAGGGGTGGGGATTAACAATATCAAAAAGAAACTTGTCCTCCCCTCTCCTGGTGGCCATGGTGGAGATCAGCAGCAGCTTCCCCACCCAGGACAAGGCCTAGGTAAGGAGTGCACCACTCTCCTCCTGGGTGCTGGGCAGGAAAAGTGGTTTTGAGGTGAAGTTTGGGAGATGAACGGGGGAATTTTAGGAGTCGTGAGAAAAAGTTTCCAGGAAACTTTGATGGAGTTTGGGATACCTAGGAAGGTTGGGGGCCGTGGGAAGTTTGGGATTCCTGTGGGGAGATTTGGGGTCACATTCCCAGGAGGGTATGTTCAGCAAGGGCCTGGATGAGAAACTGATGACAGAATTCCCCTGAGCGGGATGAGAGGGAGGACAGAAGCGCAGCTCCCTTGGGCTAGAAAAGGAATTGCTCAGCATCCCCAGCTCCTTGGGCCCATGCCCACCCCATTCCTCCGGTTCCCACCACATCTCCCCTGACACTGGTCACCAAGGCCAGCCACCCACCTGCTCTGCAGTAGTCTACACTGTTAGCTGCGCTGAGAAAGTTCCTCAGACTCTCAGCAAACATGCTGGGGCCTCCCGAGTCCCTGGCCTTGGCatacatggtccctgccctcaaggaactcacTGGCCAGAAGAGGAGCCAGGCACATATAAGGGCAGCACAGT
This genomic window from Pan troglodytes isolate AG18354 chromosome 9, NHGRI_mPanTro3-v2.0_pri, whole genome shotgun sequence contains:
- the ART5 gene encoding ecto-ADP-ribosyltransferase 5 isoform X6; the protein is MGEAIPQSQRVERDKAVIPIHLVSGRPSRPSCPQVVSFQATANTQLPPESGAGRIYRQMLFFTMMGNGRMIPYFRIWEGFGMARLIEGGKRTCPGAVFLSFFFLFFFFEMEFRPFAQAGVQWLHLSSLLSPPSGFRRFSCLSHPSSWDYRPLPPRPANLCWPGWSRTPDLVILPLQPPKVLGLQAGATAPCPGAVFLTSTQKHLPPHPPPSLDPRVQICLEPLETRTPAPLVPPSPGPLALTSPPGMALAALMIALGSLGLHTWQEREVLIPPHEVFLVTRFSQDGAQSLVTLWSYNQTCSHFNCAYLGGEKRRGCVSAPAGVQLESQSEGASSLPPWKTLLLAPGEFQLSGVGP
- the ART5 gene encoding ecto-ADP-ribosyltransferase 5 isoform X5 produces the protein MGEAIPQSQRVERDKAVIPIHLVSGRPSRPSCPQVVSFQATANTQLPPESGAGRIYRQMLFFTMMGNGRMIPYFRIWEGFGMARLIEGGKRTCPGAVFLSFFFLFFFFEMEFRPFAQAGVQWLHLSSLLSPPSGFRRFSCLSHPSSWDYRPLPPRPANLCWPGWSRTPDLVILPLQPPKVLGLQAGATAPCPGAVFLTSTQKHLPPHPPPSLDPRVQICLEPLETRTPAPLVPPSPGPLALTSPPGMALAALMIALGSLGLHTWQAFSVFPKEREVLIPPHEVFLVTRFSQDGAQSLVTLWSYNQTCSHFNCAYLGGEKRRGCVSAPAGVQLESQSEGASSLPPWKTLLLAPGEFQLSGVGP